In a genomic window of Lepisosteus oculatus isolate fLepOcu1 chromosome 3, fLepOcu1.hap2, whole genome shotgun sequence:
- the sat2a.1 gene encoding thialysine N-epsilon-acetyltransferase isoform X2, with product MQYSIREATSEDCKDIARMIMELASYEKMSDQVKITQEVLETDGFSNHPFFKCLIAEVPEEHKSKEGHSKVGYALYFYTYSTWKGRAVYMEDLYVMPEYRGKGLGCALMRRVAQIARQNQCARLQFTVLDWNKPSLDFYARQGAQDLTASEGWHILRFEGVALDTLAQGAPSS from the exons ATGCAGTATTCAATCCGCGAAGCCACCTCGGAGGACTGCAAAGACATAGCTCGGATGATCATG GAGCTGGCTAGCTATGAGAAAATGTCTGACCAGGTGAAGATAACGCAGGAAG TGCTGGAGACAGACGGCTTCTCCAACCACCCCTTCTTCAAGTGCCTGATAGCAGAGGTGCCAGAGGAGCACAAGAGCAAGGAAG ggCACAGCAAGGTGGGCTACGCGCTGTACTTCTACACCTACAGCACCTGGAAGGGCCGGGCGGTGTACATGGAGGACTTGTATGTCATGCCTGAGTACAGAG GGAAAGGGCTTGGGTGTGCACTGATGAGAAGAGTGGCTCAG ATCGCCCGGCAGAACCAGTGTGCCCGCCTGCAGTTCACGGTGCTGGACTGGAACAAGCCGTCGCTGGATTTCTACGCCAGGCAAGGTGCCCAGGACCTGACTGCCAGCGAGGGCTGGCACATACTGCGTTTCGAAGGGGTGGCTCTGGACACGCTGGCGCAGGGGGCACCCAGCAGCTGA
- the sat2a.1 gene encoding thialysine N-epsilon-acetyltransferase isoform X1: MQYSIREATSEDCKDIARMIMELASYEKMSDQVKITQEVLETDGFSNHPFFKCLIAEVPEEHKSKEGHSKVGYALYFYTYSTWKGRAVYMEDLYVMPEYRGKGLGCALMRRVAQEGKVAGCSQLNFALLDWNTGSRDFYVSQGCWDITDSLGYHFMRCEGSAFELLAQGQPQA, encoded by the exons ATGCAGTATTCAATCCGCGAAGCCACCTCGGAGGACTGCAAAGACATAGCTCGGATGATCATG GAGCTGGCTAGCTATGAGAAAATGTCTGACCAGGTGAAGATAACGCAGGAAG TGCTGGAGACAGACGGCTTCTCCAACCACCCCTTCTTCAAGTGCCTGATAGCAGAGGTGCCAGAGGAGCACAAGAGCAAGGAAG ggCACAGCAAGGTGGGCTACGCGCTGTACTTCTACACCTACAGCACCTGGAAGGGCCGGGCGGTGTACATGGAGGACTTGTATGTCATGCCTGAGTACAGAG GGAAAGGGCTTGGGTGTGCACTGATGAGAAGAGTGGCTCAG GAGGGAAAGGTGGCTGGCTGCTCTCAGCTCAATTTCGCCCTCCTGGACTGGAACACGGGTTCCCGGGACTTCTATGTGAGCCAGGGTTGCTGGGACATCACTGACAGCCTGGGGTACCACTTCATGCGCTGCGAGGGGTCTGCTTTCGAGCTCCTGGCACAGGGGCAGCCCCAGGCGTGA